From Sardina pilchardus chromosome 9, fSarPil1.1, whole genome shotgun sequence, a single genomic window includes:
- the LOC134092096 gene encoding butyrophilin subfamily 1 member A1-like has translation MLHMWMSLCLIPLTAVATTAGTPDPELFSVTGSEGPVSAPAGSSVTLPCGLSPSSSAVPMLVRWNRPNVFSTPVLLYENHQVQEEPADPRYRGRVSLVGDLQKGNVSLRLEKLTLEDRGEYVCHVGSDVWFDEISIRLIVTGGGQVNVTCESDGWSPEPTVTWRDREGTEIHQNYSNIHFLKDVVRRFSPQRKPTECNGHRAESGPYRKQEQAEASAAAMNLTLDMKRVPPFFKVQDNDTSILCPDSSKVLGTEMRFPHALCDYKFYSGKHYWEVKMGNMWSGHKGKQSWYVGVCTDTAEQIHRVSMTPQNGFWVLQYEKVTGLFVNTEPPTKVCVSEENEIQYLGVFLDYDEHTLTFYRADPDRNMCICSLYLTSGKPLIPLISPGVRDKEPIKLVHVTDTFSWLFKRTGDDKKGNTPSPEPNGEDSNKKENTPSPEPNGEDSDKKRQHILFGRGGKLQLQSKSPPTYLCQPGGPDLTD, from the exons ATGCTGCACATGTGGATGTCTTTGTGTCTGATCCCTTTGACTGCAGTTGCAACAA CTGCTGGGACTCCAGATCCTGAGCTGTTCTCTGTAACTGGTTCTGAAGGTCCAGTCTCAGCTCCAGCAGGATCTTCTGTCACTCTGCCCTGTGGACTCTCCCCTTCCTCTAGTGCAGTACCCATGCTGGTGCGCTGGAACCGGCCCAATGTGTTCAGTACCCCGGTTCTGCTGTATGAGAACCATCAGGTCCAGGAGGAACCTGCAGACCCTCGGTACCGGGGCCGGGTGTCTCTGGTGGGGGATCTGCAGAAGGGGAACGTGTCCCTCAGGCTGGAGAAGCTCACTCTGGAGGACAGGGGGGAGTACGTGTGCCATGTGGGGAGTGATGTGTGGTTTGATGAGATCAGTATCAGGCTCATAGTAACAG gaggaggacaggTGAATGTTACCTGTGAGTCGGATGGTTGGTCTCCAGAGCCGACCGTCacctggagagatagagaaggaacaGAGATCCATCAGAACTACAGCAACATCCACTTCCTCAAAG ATGTTGTCAGACGTTTCTCACCTCAGAGGAAACCAACAG AATGCAATGGGCACAGAGCAGAATCAGGTCCTTATAGAAAACAGGAACAGGCAGAAGCATCTGCTGCAGCAA TGAATCTGACTCTGGATATGAAGAGAGTGCCTCCTTTCTTCAAAGTACAAGACAACGACACTTCAATCCTCTGTCCTGATTCATCAAAGGTTCTGGGCACAGAAATGAGATTTCCTCATGCTTTATGTGATTATAAATTCTACTCAGGGAAGCACTACTGGGAGGTGAAGATGGGCAATATGTGGAGTGGTCATAAAGGAAAACAGTCGTGGTATGTGGGGGTGTGCACTGACACAGCAGAACAAATACACAGAGTCTCTATGACCCCACAGAACGGCTTCTGGGTTCTCCAGTATGAGAAAGTAACCGGACTCTTTGTCAACACAGAACCTCcaactaaagtgtgtgtgtcagaggaaaaTGAAATTCAGTACCTAGGGGTGTTTCTAGACTACGAcgaacacactctcaccttcTACAGAGCTGACCCTGACAGGAATATGTGTATCTGCTCTTTGTATTTGACATCAGGCAAACCACTGATTCCTTTGATTAGCCCAGGAGTTAGAGACAAGGAGCCCATTAAGTTAGTTCATGTAACAGATACATTTTCATGGCTGTTTAAACGCACTGGGGATGACAAAAAGGGGAACACACCCTCTCCGGAACCCAATGGGGAAGACTCAAACAAAAAGGAGAACACACCCTCTCCGGAACCCAATGGGGAAGACTCAGACAAAAAAAGGCAACACATCCTCtttggcagaggtggaaaactccagctccAGAGTAAAAGTCCACCCACTTATCTGTGCCAACCAGGGGGTccggatttgactgattag